Proteins co-encoded in one Bradyrhizobium sp. 170 genomic window:
- a CDS encoding RNA pyrophosphohydrolase gives MARYEDLPYRTCVGMMLINAAGLVFIGRRAGGIEHVDQTHVWQMPQGGVDPGEDTWEAAKRELYEETSVRSVEKLGEVPDWLIYDIPRTVAGRAWKGRYRGQRQKWYAVRFTGKDAEINVSSPGGGHKAEFVNWRWEPMKNLPNLIVPFKRPVYERVVKEFSSLAGD, from the coding sequence ATGGCGCGCTACGAGGACCTGCCTTACCGGACCTGCGTCGGCATGATGCTGATCAATGCGGCCGGGCTGGTCTTCATTGGCCGCCGCGCCGGCGGCATCGAACATGTCGATCAAACCCACGTCTGGCAGATGCCGCAGGGCGGCGTCGATCCCGGCGAGGACACCTGGGAGGCTGCGAAGCGCGAACTTTACGAGGAAACCAGCGTCCGCTCGGTGGAGAAGCTCGGCGAAGTCCCGGATTGGCTGATCTACGACATTCCACGCACGGTCGCTGGCCGCGCCTGGAAGGGCCGCTACCGCGGGCAGCGGCAGAAATGGTACGCGGTGCGCTTTACCGGCAAGGACGCCGAAATCAACGTCTCAAGCCCCGGCGGCGGACACAAGGCCGAATTCGTAAACTGGCGCTGGGAGCCGATGAAGAATCTCCCGAACCTGATCGTTCCATTCAAGCGGCCGGTCTACGAACGCGTGGTCAAGGAATTCTCCAGCCTCGCGGGCGATTAG
- a CDS encoding F0F1 ATP synthase subunit epsilon encodes MATFHFDLVSPEKLAFSGEVDQVDVPGVEGDFGVLSGHAPVVAAIRPGILTITSGGAHQKVIVLGGLAEMSDNGLTVLADVATSIQDVDRAQFAETIAEMEAKLAEKEGSELDRAIERLDHFKGIQQELSSTAMH; translated from the coding sequence ATGGCTACCTTTCACTTCGATCTCGTTTCGCCCGAAAAGCTCGCCTTCTCCGGCGAAGTCGATCAGGTTGACGTTCCCGGCGTGGAAGGCGATTTCGGCGTGCTGTCCGGACATGCGCCGGTCGTCGCGGCCATTCGCCCGGGCATCCTGACCATCACCAGCGGCGGGGCCCATCAGAAGGTCATCGTGCTCGGCGGCCTCGCCGAGATGTCGGACAACGGCCTCACCGTGCTCGCCGATGTCGCCACCTCGATACAGGATGTCGATCGGGCGCAGTTCGCCGAGACGATTGCCGAGATGGAAGCGAAGCTCGCCGAGAAGGAAGGCTCCGAGCTCGATCGTGCCATCGAGCGGCTCGATCACTTCAAGGGCATCCAGCAGGAACTCAGTTCGACGGCTATGCACTAG
- a CDS encoding divergent polysaccharide deacetylase family protein, with protein sequence MTEMTDDLSTPLGQKTERQKRRFRLPFTAMQALAVLLGLFLVAFLTVALFTDNPFGGEPVARIALRKPAADEKLPGAASGHPEQAAKSQQAPGGDSKTVTIIDGSSGKRQDVVISSDAADKTRAELAPAMAMAGIDQRLLEKSRYGMIPVVADGLKPFTVYAADADRTKAAKMPVVAIVVGGLGVGAAKTADAIMKLPPAVTLAFTPYGADPAKLAERARAQRHEILLQVPMEPFDYPDNDPGPQTLLTTLTPEQNIDRLYWHLSRFQGYAGIANFMGARFTATDAVMQPIIREAAKRGLGYLDDGSSPRSAALSLTAAQSMPFAKADFTIDAVPTSAEIDRTLVKLETLAKERGLAVGVASALPISIERLAAWIKTLDSRGIMLVPLTTAMLKSKSG encoded by the coding sequence ATGACGGAAATGACCGACGATCTGAGCACGCCGCTCGGACAGAAGACGGAGCGCCAGAAGCGCCGGTTCCGGCTGCCCTTCACTGCGATGCAGGCGCTGGCTGTGCTGCTTGGCCTGTTCCTGGTCGCGTTCCTCACGGTCGCGCTTTTCACCGACAACCCGTTCGGCGGCGAGCCGGTCGCCCGTATCGCGCTGCGCAAGCCGGCGGCCGACGAAAAGCTGCCCGGAGCCGCCTCCGGCCACCCCGAACAGGCTGCGAAATCACAGCAGGCTCCAGGCGGCGACAGCAAGACCGTCACCATCATCGACGGCTCCAGCGGCAAGCGCCAGGATGTCGTGATCAGCAGCGATGCCGCCGACAAGACCCGCGCCGAGCTTGCGCCGGCGATGGCAATGGCCGGTATCGACCAGCGGCTGCTGGAAAAGTCCCGTTACGGCATGATTCCGGTGGTTGCCGACGGCCTGAAACCCTTCACGGTCTATGCGGCCGACGCCGACCGCACCAAGGCCGCCAAGATGCCTGTCGTCGCCATCGTGGTCGGCGGGCTCGGTGTCGGCGCCGCCAAGACGGCCGATGCCATCATGAAGCTGCCGCCGGCCGTAACGCTGGCATTCACCCCTTACGGGGCAGACCCCGCCAAGCTCGCCGAGCGGGCCCGTGCGCAGCGCCACGAGATCCTGCTTCAGGTTCCGATGGAGCCGTTCGACTATCCCGACAATGACCCCGGCCCGCAGACCCTGCTTACGACGCTGACGCCTGAGCAGAACATCGACCGGCTGTACTGGCACCTCAGCCGGTTCCAGGGCTATGCGGGGATCGCCAATTTCATGGGGGCACGTTTCACCGCTACCGACGCCGTGATGCAGCCGATCATCCGCGAGGCGGCCAAGCGTGGCCTTGGCTATCTCGATGACGGCTCCTCGCCGCGCAGCGCCGCGCTGTCGCTGACGGCGGCCCAATCGATGCCCTTCGCCAAGGCCGATTTCACCATCGATGCCGTTCCGACCTCGGCCGAGATCGACCGGACGCTGGTCAAGCTGGAGACGCTCGCCAAGGAACGGGGGCTCGCCGTGGGCGTCGCCTCGGCGCTGCCGATTTCGATCGAGCGGCTTGCGGCCTGGATCAAGACCCTCGACAGCCGCGGCATCATGCTTGTGCCATTGACAACGGCGATGCTGAAATCAAAATCAGGCTAG
- a CDS encoding S41 family peptidase — MMRKTSVILLSAATGAALTLFVTQPRSVLMMGSSARAATSDTYRQLNLFGDVFERVRSDYVEKPDDSKLVESAISGMLAGLDPHSSYMDAKSFRDMQVQTRGEFGGLGIEVTMEDGLIKVVSPIDDTPASKAGIMANDIITNLDDEAVQGLTLNQAVEKMRGPVNTKIRLKIIRKGQENPIEVTLVRDNIRVRSVRARVEQDDIAYIRVTTFNEQTTEGLKREIGNLSNQIGDKLKGYIIDLRNNPGGLLEEAVTVSDAFLERGEIVSTRGRNAEETQRRAAHTGDLTKGKPIIVLVNGGSASASEIVAGALQDHKRATLIGTRSFGKGSVQTIIPLGSGNGALRLTTARYYTPAGKSIQAKGIVPDIEVLQDVPDELKSRTDTKGEASLRGHLKNDGDEKTGSQSYVPPDAKDDKALKTAADLLHGIKSTATAAPATGDKAAVEKPAKAAN; from the coding sequence ATGATGCGCAAGACTTCTGTAATTCTTCTCAGCGCCGCCACCGGTGCGGCTTTGACGCTCTTCGTCACGCAGCCTCGCTCTGTGCTGATGATGGGTTCGAGTGCGCGTGCTGCAACCTCGGACACCTACCGCCAGCTCAATCTGTTCGGCGACGTGTTCGAGCGCGTGCGCAGCGACTATGTCGAGAAGCCTGACGACAGCAAGCTGGTCGAATCGGCGATCTCGGGCATGCTGGCCGGCCTCGATCCGCATTCGAGCTACATGGACGCGAAGAGTTTTCGCGACATGCAGGTGCAGACCCGCGGTGAATTCGGCGGGCTCGGCATCGAGGTCACGATGGAAGACGGCCTGATCAAGGTGGTCTCGCCGATCGACGACACGCCGGCGTCGAAGGCCGGCATCATGGCCAACGACATCATCACCAATCTCGACGACGAAGCCGTGCAGGGTCTCACCCTCAATCAGGCGGTCGAGAAGATGCGCGGGCCGGTCAACACCAAGATCCGTCTCAAGATCATCCGCAAGGGCCAGGAAAATCCGATCGAAGTCACGCTGGTGCGCGACAACATCCGCGTCCGCTCGGTCCGCGCCCGCGTCGAACAGGACGACATCGCCTATATCCGCGTCACCACCTTCAACGAGCAGACCACCGAAGGCCTCAAGCGCGAGATCGGCAACCTCTCGAACCAGATCGGCGACAAGCTGAAGGGCTACATTATCGACCTCCGGAACAATCCCGGCGGCTTGCTGGAAGAAGCGGTCACCGTTTCCGACGCCTTCCTGGAGCGCGGCGAGATCGTCTCGACCCGCGGCCGCAATGCCGAGGAAACCCAGCGCCGCGCTGCGCATACGGGCGATCTGACCAAGGGCAAGCCGATCATCGTGCTGGTCAATGGCGGCTCGGCCTCGGCCTCGGAAATCGTCGCCGGCGCGTTGCAGGACCACAAGCGGGCCACGCTGATTGGCACCCGTTCGTTCGGCAAGGGCTCGGTGCAGACCATCATCCCGCTCGGCAGCGGCAACGGCGCGCTGCGCCTCACCACCGCGCGCTACTACACGCCGGCAGGCAAATCGATTCAGGCCAAGGGCATCGTGCCCGACATCGAGGTGCTGCAGGACGTGCCGGATGAGCTGAAGTCGCGCACCGACACCAAGGGCGAGGCATCGCTGCGCGGCCATCTGAAGAACGACGGCGATGAGAAGACCGGCTCGCAATCCTACGTGCCGCCGGACGCCAAGGACGACAAGGCGCTGAAGACGGCGGCCGACCTGCTGCATGGCATCAAGTCGACCGCGACCGCAGCACCGGCAACCGGTGACAAGGCGGCGGTCGAAAAGCCGGCCAAGGCCGCGAACTGA
- a CDS encoding peptidoglycan DD-metalloendopeptidase family protein, which produces MPLTPAVLLSLHLLSASFAAAALSPAVAQSAAPAQQATAVSPDAIKQREEELEATREQQRKAAELQQKLKADIAAIGQDRSKLNQQLIDIATQVRSVETSIGATEASLRPLDSREQQVRASLDSRRAEIVEVLAALQRAGRRTPPALLVRPEDALQSLRTAMLLGSVVPELRGRAEKLAADLGELVNLRRDIATKRDVLARDRDRLKDDSVRLAALVEERQRKQSAIEKDVEAEGARAINLSRQVEGLQGLITKMEQDLKSAAKAAATASLKGAPAAPNGKPNLGALKDPARLSPAIAFASARGLFAFPVNGRKIREFGGSDGAGGVEKGISLASKAGAQVTTPCDGWVVYAGPFRSYGQLLILNAGGGYHVLIAGMERISVNIGQFVLTGEPVATMGSTSQVASILATTASQPVLYVEFRKDGTPIDSGPWWAANEGEKVRG; this is translated from the coding sequence ATGCCGCTGACGCCGGCTGTCTTGCTTTCCCTGCACCTGCTTTCCGCGAGCTTCGCCGCGGCAGCGCTTTCGCCGGCGGTAGCGCAGTCCGCAGCCCCCGCACAGCAAGCGACGGCCGTTTCCCCCGATGCCATCAAGCAGCGCGAAGAGGAGCTTGAGGCCACGCGCGAGCAGCAGCGCAAGGCGGCCGAACTGCAACAAAAACTGAAGGCCGATATCGCGGCGATCGGTCAGGATCGCTCCAAGCTCAACCAGCAACTGATCGACATCGCCACCCAGGTGCGCAGCGTCGAGACCAGCATCGGCGCGACGGAGGCCAGTTTGCGCCCGCTCGACAGCCGCGAGCAGCAGGTCAGGGCTTCGCTCGATTCACGCCGCGCCGAAATCGTCGAGGTGCTGGCGGCGCTGCAACGCGCCGGCCGGCGCACGCCGCCGGCGCTTTTGGTCCGGCCCGAAGACGCGCTGCAATCGTTGCGCACCGCCATGCTGCTCGGATCGGTCGTCCCTGAACTGCGCGGCCGCGCGGAGAAACTTGCCGCCGATCTCGGCGAGCTGGTGAATTTGCGGAGGGACATCGCCACCAAACGCGACGTGCTGGCGCGGGACCGCGACAGGCTGAAGGACGATTCTGTCAGGCTGGCTGCGCTGGTGGAAGAGCGGCAGCGCAAGCAGAGCGCGATCGAAAAGGACGTCGAGGCCGAAGGCGCGCGCGCCATCAACCTGTCCAGGCAGGTCGAGGGCCTGCAGGGTCTGATCACGAAAATGGAGCAGGACCTGAAGAGCGCGGCCAAGGCGGCCGCAACCGCCAGCCTCAAGGGCGCTCCGGCTGCCCCCAACGGTAAGCCCAACCTGGGGGCGCTGAAGGACCCTGCCCGATTAAGCCCGGCGATCGCCTTTGCCTCCGCCAGGGGCCTGTTCGCTTTTCCGGTCAATGGCCGCAAGATTCGGGAATTTGGCGGTTCCGACGGTGCGGGTGGCGTAGAAAAAGGCATTTCCTTGGCATCCAAGGCCGGGGCTCAGGTCACAACACCGTGTGACGGCTGGGTTGTTTACGCCGGACCCTTCCGCAGCTACGGACAACTCTTGATCCTTAATGCCGGGGGCGGGTATCATGTCCTGATCGCCGGGATGGAGCGCATTTCGGTAAACATCGGCCAGTTTGTACTTACGGGAGAGCCGGTCGCGACCATGGGATCGACGTCCCAGGTTGCATCCATTCTCGCGACGACCGCGAGCCAGCCGGTGTTGTATGTCGAGTTCCGTAAGGACGGCACTCCAATCGATTCAGGCCCATGGTGGGCCGCTAACGAAGGCGAAAAGGTTCGCGGATGA
- a CDS encoding Hsp20/alpha crystallin family protein, protein MAFRNLIPWSRNQELAPARDSFDSFFTLHREMNRLFDDVFRGFGTPARFGSPLMEGRFGWPSIEVNETEKELTVSAELPGLTEKDVQVEIANGVLTLRGEKKSERTDNGGRYFSERYYGSFERQIPLDGVVEDKAEAKFHDGVLTITLPKSEQARSAVKRIPISSQ, encoded by the coding sequence ATGGCTTTTCGTAATCTGATCCCATGGTCGAGAAATCAGGAGCTGGCGCCGGCGCGCGACAGCTTCGATTCTTTCTTCACCCTGCACCGCGAGATGAACCGGCTGTTCGACGATGTCTTCCGCGGATTTGGGACGCCTGCCCGCTTCGGCAGCCCGCTGATGGAAGGTCGCTTCGGATGGCCAAGCATCGAGGTCAACGAAACCGAGAAAGAGCTGACCGTTTCGGCCGAGTTGCCCGGGTTGACGGAAAAGGACGTTCAGGTCGAGATCGCCAACGGCGTTCTGACCCTGCGCGGCGAGAAGAAGTCCGAACGAACCGATAATGGCGGCAGATACTTCTCCGAGCGCTATTACGGTTCGTTCGAGCGGCAGATTCCGCTCGACGGAGTTGTGGAAGACAAGGCCGAAGCCAAATTCCATGACGGCGTCTTGACGATCACGCTGCCGAAATCCGAACAGGCCCGTTCGGCCGTCAAGCGCATCCCGATCAGCAGCCAATGA
- a CDS encoding RNA pyrophosphohydrolase encodes MTDKPYRPNVGIALFNASGAVLIGRRFRDDGPEIILPGLEWQMPQGGIDADENPRDAVMRELWEETGAVSAEYLGETDWIKYEFPPYDGPSTHRLAQFRGQRQKWFALRFTGRDDEIDPLTPRNGQPAEFDSWRWERLDRVADLVVPFRRDVYRMVARHFAQFAR; translated from the coding sequence ATGACCGACAAACCCTATCGCCCCAACGTGGGAATCGCGCTGTTCAACGCCTCCGGCGCAGTGTTGATCGGGCGGCGCTTCCGGGACGACGGCCCGGAAATCATTCTTCCCGGGCTGGAATGGCAGATGCCACAGGGCGGCATCGACGCCGACGAGAACCCGCGCGATGCCGTCATGCGCGAACTCTGGGAGGAGACCGGGGCGGTCAGCGCCGAATATCTCGGCGAGACCGATTGGATAAAATATGAATTTCCGCCCTATGACGGACCGTCCACGCATCGCCTCGCCCAATTCCGCGGCCAGCGGCAGAAATGGTTCGCACTGCGATTCACCGGGCGCGACGACGAGATCGACCCGCTGACGCCGCGCAACGGCCAGCCGGCCGAATTCGATTCCTGGCGCTGGGAGCGGCTCGACCGCGTCGCCGACCTGGTCGTGCCGTTCCGGCGCGACGTCTATCGGATGGTGGCGCGGCATTTTGCACAATTCGCCCGCTAG
- a CDS encoding Hsp20 family protein, protein MRTFDFSPLWRSTIGFDHLADLLDSNLRQSADDNYPPFNVERCGEDAYRISLAVAGFGMDDIGVIAERDTLIIEGEKSDPEQREYLYHGIAARPFRRVFNLADYVQVKQASFKDGLLIVDLVREVPDAMKPRRIPIENAGTSRQIEQKAA, encoded by the coding sequence ATGAGGACCTTTGACTTCTCGCCCCTGTGGCGCTCCACGATCGGCTTTGACCATCTGGCCGATCTGCTCGACAGCAATCTGCGGCAATCCGCCGACGACAATTATCCGCCCTTTAATGTCGAACGGTGCGGCGAAGACGCCTACCGGATTTCGCTGGCGGTTGCTGGTTTCGGCATGGATGACATTGGCGTCATCGCAGAACGGGACACGCTGATCATCGAGGGAGAGAAGTCCGACCCCGAACAACGCGAATACCTGTACCACGGCATCGCGGCCCGGCCGTTCCGCCGGGTGTTCAACCTTGCCGACTATGTGCAGGTCAAGCAGGCCTCGTTCAAGGACGGACTGCTGATCGTCGATCTGGTTCGGGAAGTACCTGACGCGATGAAGCCACGGCGTATCCCGATCGAGAACGCCGGCACATCCCGCCAGATCGAGCAGAAGGCGGCCTAA
- a CDS encoding adenylate/guanylate cyclase domain-containing protein: MKRKIAAIFAADIAGYSRLVAEDEEETLRRLASYRQVTDDFIAKGGGRIFNTAGDAVLAEFPSAVEAVRCAIDIQESLRTRNMAYPPSRQMAFRIGITIGDVVERDGDLLGDGVNIAARLEGLAEVGGICISRAVHEQVANKLSVQFADIGAQEVKNIPTPVHAYMVAMRREDGTYATPQVKKPAKAQGAGQPNWMWPVAVTVVSLAAIGVGGFLYFTKLETSAPRVEASSSTASPAPSVAAAPPAAPAPAATAASPAPAASPAPAAKAAVPVPSASPPMVVSSEKFTAANIPFISDKVRASLASDYAPAADFKAFALNIGGFNAFVTAQPSEEAAKSAAVEQCQKRADAAQSPRKCELYAVGDTVVYAHGRPPMPPLPWIRHDAATEQPFVAKNVPLTRDGGKARLENVYTPARKHKAVALGPGGALFFPFALDSVEEAARRALESCGGIAGVPCMIVALNDNFVVPIPTTLKVAGFFKPAGNTMISADARDDVARRLADASSGWNAVAVGAAGRPGLGLKAANEQAAVNAALTDCVKRDSNCQVIAIGPFSVGSN, translated from the coding sequence ATGAAACGCAAGATCGCGGCGATTTTTGCGGCCGATATCGCCGGCTACTCCAGGCTGGTTGCCGAGGACGAAGAGGAGACGCTGCGTCGCCTGGCGTCCTATCGTCAGGTGACCGACGATTTCATCGCCAAGGGCGGCGGTCGCATATTCAATACCGCAGGTGACGCCGTGCTCGCCGAATTTCCGAGCGCGGTCGAAGCCGTGCGCTGCGCGATCGATATCCAGGAGAGCCTGCGTACCCGCAACATGGCCTATCCGCCGAGCCGGCAGATGGCGTTTCGCATCGGCATCACGATCGGCGACGTGGTCGAGCGTGACGGCGACCTGCTGGGCGATGGCGTCAACATCGCGGCCAGACTGGAGGGCCTCGCCGAAGTCGGCGGCATCTGCATTTCGCGCGCCGTGCATGAGCAGGTCGCCAACAAGCTGTCGGTGCAGTTCGCCGATATCGGCGCGCAGGAGGTGAAGAACATCCCGACGCCGGTGCACGCCTACATGGTGGCGATGCGCCGTGAGGACGGCACCTACGCGACGCCGCAGGTCAAGAAGCCGGCGAAGGCGCAAGGCGCGGGGCAGCCGAACTGGATGTGGCCGGTCGCGGTCACGGTGGTAAGTCTGGCCGCAATCGGTGTCGGTGGCTTTCTCTATTTCACCAAGCTCGAGACGTCGGCGCCCAGGGTTGAGGCCTCCAGCAGCACCGCGAGCCCGGCGCCGTCAGTCGCGGCGGCGCCTCCGGCAGCGCCTGCTCCAGCGGCAACGGCAGCTTCGCCCGCTCCCGCCGCTTCACCGGCGCCTGCTGCAAAGGCCGCGGTGCCCGTGCCGTCTGCATCGCCGCCGATGGTCGTATCGTCAGAAAAATTCACCGCCGCCAACATTCCCTTCATTAGCGACAAGGTCCGTGCCTCGCTCGCTTCCGACTACGCGCCGGCGGCTGATTTCAAGGCGTTCGCGCTCAATATCGGCGGGTTCAACGCTTTCGTCACCGCCCAGCCAAGCGAGGAGGCGGCGAAGTCGGCCGCGGTGGAGCAATGCCAGAAGCGTGCCGATGCCGCGCAATCGCCGCGCAAATGCGAGCTCTATGCTGTCGGCGATACCGTCGTTTACGCGCATGGCAGGCCGCCGATGCCGCCATTGCCCTGGATCAGGCATGATGCCGCGACCGAACAGCCTTTCGTCGCCAAAAACGTCCCGCTCACCCGCGACGGCGGCAAGGCGCGGCTTGAAAACGTGTATACACCGGCGCGAAAGCACAAGGCGGTCGCGCTGGGCCCCGGCGGCGCGCTGTTCTTTCCCTTTGCCCTGGACAGTGTCGAGGAAGCGGCACGGCGTGCCCTGGAGTCATGCGGCGGGATCGCCGGCGTCCCCTGCATGATCGTAGCCCTCAACGATAATTTCGTAGTTCCGATTCCGACCACACTGAAGGTCGCCGGTTTCTTCAAGCCGGCCGGCAACACGATGATATCGGCCGACGCGCGCGACGATGTTGCGCGTCGGCTCGCGGATGCCTCGAGCGGCTGGAACGCCGTGGCGGTCGGTGCAGCCGGCCGTCCCGGGCTGGGACTGAAGGCGGCCAATGAGCAGGCCGCCGTCAATGCTGCGCTCACCGATTGCGTCAAGCGCGACAGCAATTGTCAGGTTATTGCGATTGGCCCGTTTTCGGTCGGATCTAACTAG
- the atpD gene encoding F0F1 ATP synthase subunit beta, whose amino-acid sequence MATPANQTGRITQVIGAVVDVQFEGHLPAILNAIETKNGGNRLVLEVAQHLGESTVRTIAMDTTEGLVRGQEVTDTGNPIMVPVGAGTLGRIINVIGEPIDEAGPVVSEGMRAIHQEAPTYTDQSTEAEILVTGIKVVDLLAPYAKGGKIGLFGGAGVGKTVLIQELINNVAKAHGGYSVFAGVGERTREGNDLYHEFIDSKVNADPKNPEAGVKSKCALVFGQMNEPPGARARVGLTGLTVAEHFRDQGQDVLFFVDNIFRFTQAGSEVSALLGRIPSAVGYQPTLATDMGALQERITTTHKGSITSVQAIYVPADDLTDPAPATSFAHLDATTVLNRAISEKGIYPAVDPLDSTSRMLSPLVVGELHYETARMVQQVLQKYKSLQDIIAILGMDELSEEDKVAVARARKIERFLSQPFFVAEVFTGSPGKFVDLADTIKGFRAICEGKYDHLPEAAFYMVGTIEEAVEKGKKLAAEAA is encoded by the coding sequence ATGGCCACACCCGCCAACCAGACCGGACGCATCACCCAGGTCATCGGCGCCGTCGTCGACGTGCAGTTCGAGGGGCACCTGCCCGCCATTCTGAACGCGATCGAGACCAAGAACGGTGGCAACCGTCTGGTGCTCGAAGTGGCGCAGCATCTCGGCGAATCCACGGTGCGCACCATCGCGATGGACACCACCGAGGGTCTGGTCCGCGGCCAGGAAGTCACCGACACCGGCAACCCGATCATGGTGCCGGTCGGCGCCGGCACGCTCGGCCGCATCATCAACGTGATCGGCGAGCCGATCGATGAAGCTGGCCCGGTGGTTTCGGAAGGCATGCGCGCCATCCACCAGGAAGCGCCGACCTATACCGACCAGTCCACCGAAGCTGAAATTCTCGTCACCGGCATCAAGGTCGTCGACCTCTTGGCGCCTTACGCCAAGGGCGGCAAGATCGGCCTGTTCGGCGGCGCCGGCGTCGGCAAGACCGTGCTGATTCAGGAACTGATCAACAACGTCGCCAAGGCTCATGGCGGCTACTCGGTGTTCGCCGGCGTCGGCGAGCGGACCCGCGAAGGCAATGACCTCTATCACGAGTTCATCGACTCCAAGGTCAACGCCGATCCGAAAAATCCTGAGGCGGGCGTGAAGTCGAAATGCGCGCTGGTGTTCGGCCAGATGAACGAACCCCCGGGCGCCCGCGCCCGCGTCGGCCTCACCGGTCTGACCGTCGCCGAGCACTTCCGCGATCAGGGCCAGGACGTGCTGTTCTTCGTCGACAACATCTTCCGCTTCACCCAGGCAGGCTCCGAAGTGTCGGCGCTGCTCGGCCGTATCCCTTCGGCCGTGGGTTATCAGCCGACGCTCGCCACCGACATGGGCGCGCTGCAGGAGCGCATCACCACGACGCATAAGGGCTCGATCACCTCGGTGCAGGCGATCTACGTGCCGGCCGACGACTTGACCGACCCGGCGCCTGCGACCTCGTTCGCCCATCTTGATGCGACCACGGTGCTGAACCGCGCGATCTCGGAAAAGGGCATCTATCCGGCGGTGGATCCGCTCGACTCGACGTCGCGCATGCTCTCGCCGCTCGTCGTCGGTGAGTTGCACTACGAGACCGCGCGTATGGTCCAGCAGGTGCTGCAGAAGTACAAATCGCTGCAGGACATCATCGCCATTCTCGGCATGGACGAACTGTCCGAAGAGGACAAGGTCGCCGTCGCCCGCGCCCGCAAGATCGAGCGCTTCCTGTCGCAGCCGTTCTTCGTCGCCGAAGTCTTCACCGGCTCGCCCGGCAAGTTCGTCGATCTCGCCGACACCATCAAGGGCTTCCGTGCGATTTGCGAAGGCAAGTACGATCACCTCCCGGAAGCGGCCTTCTATATGGTCGGCACCATCGAAGAAGCCGTCGAGAAGGGCAAGAAGCTCGCGGCTGAAGCAGCCTAA
- a CDS encoding F0F1 ATP synthase subunit gamma, whose product MASLKDMRVRIASTKATQKITKAMQMVAASKLRRAQTAAEAARPYAEKMDAVISNVASAAAGSPGAPALLAGTGRDQVHLLLVCTGERGLSGAFNSSIVRLARERALSLIGQGKEVKIFCVGRKGYEQLRRTFEKNIVEHVDLRSVRQLGFVNAEDIAKKVLARFDAGEFDVCTLFYSRFKSVISQIPTAQQIIPLVVEAPAANAGPATSYEYEPEEDEILTRLLPRNLAVQIFRALLENNASFYGAQMSAMDNATRNAGDMIRKQTLIYNRTRQAMITKELIEIISGAEAM is encoded by the coding sequence ATGGCTTCCCTTAAAGACATGCGGGTCCGCATCGCCTCGACCAAGGCGACGCAGAAGATCACCAAGGCGATGCAGATGGTCGCGGCTTCCAAGCTGCGCCGTGCGCAAACCGCTGCCGAAGCGGCGCGGCCCTACGCCGAAAAGATGGACGCGGTGATTTCCAATGTTGCATCCGCCGCGGCAGGTTCGCCCGGCGCCCCGGCGCTGCTGGCCGGTACCGGCAGGGATCAGGTGCATCTGCTGCTGGTGTGCACCGGCGAGCGCGGACTGTCCGGCGCCTTCAATTCGTCGATCGTGCGTCTGGCGCGCGAGCGTGCGCTGTCGCTGATCGGCCAGGGCAAAGAGGTCAAGATTTTCTGCGTCGGCCGCAAGGGCTACGAGCAGCTCCGCCGCACCTTCGAGAAGAACATCGTCGAGCACGTCGACCTGCGCTCGGTTCGCCAGCTCGGCTTCGTCAATGCCGAAGACATCGCCAAGAAGGTTCTGGCGCGCTTCGACGCCGGCGAGTTCGACGTCTGCACGCTGTTCTATTCACGCTTCAAATCCGTGATCTCGCAGATCCCGACCGCCCAGCAGATTATTCCGCTGGTGGTGGAAGCGCCGGCAGCGAATGCCGGCCCGGCCACGTCTTACGAATACGAGCCGGAAGAGGACGAGATCCTGACGCGCCTGCTGCCGCGCAATCTCGCGGTGCAGATCTTCCGTGCGCTCCTGGAAAACAACGCTTCGTTCTACGGCGCGCAGATGAGCGCGATGGATAACGCCACCCGCAATGCCGGCGACATGATCCGCAAGCAGACCCTGATTTACAACCGAACCCGTCAGGCCATGATCACCAAGGAGCTGATTGAAATCATCTCCGGCGCCGAGGCGATGTAA